One stretch of Actinacidiphila sp. DG2A-62 DNA includes these proteins:
- a CDS encoding 5-deoxy-glucuronate isomerase produces the protein MTAGDARWVLPYGTAAAAGWQVVAEPGGVGGGWRHTSLRVGTLTDAPGAAEPPRRLELPPDDWEYVVVPLSGAVRVEAATPDGAGHAALLAGRADVFAGPTDVAYVPAGSRLALSAAGGTARVAVAGALVHRGGDPNAAAPDLDGRAHQGSPGPAAPPRAFRHVAAADVPVERRGAGAASREVRNFATPAVLDADALIACEVITPAGNWSSWPPHKHDVERPGSESELEEIYYFETAPAVAGAADPAGYHRVYASSPDRPIDVLAEVRTGDVVLVPYGWHGPSAAPPDAHLYYLNVMAGPGPERAWLICDDPAHAAVRATWPGLPFDPRLPLHGGAGRPDTPPGGTA, from the coding sequence GTGACCGCGGGCGACGCGCGCTGGGTGCTGCCGTACGGCACGGCCGCCGCGGCCGGCTGGCAGGTGGTGGCCGAGCCGGGCGGCGTGGGCGGCGGCTGGCGGCACACCAGCCTGCGGGTGGGGACGCTGACCGACGCCCCCGGAGCCGCCGAACCCCCGCGCCGGCTCGAACTGCCGCCGGACGACTGGGAGTACGTGGTGGTGCCGCTGTCCGGCGCGGTGCGCGTCGAGGCGGCCACGCCCGACGGCGCCGGCCACGCGGCGCTGCTGGCCGGACGCGCGGACGTCTTCGCCGGGCCGACCGACGTGGCGTACGTGCCGGCCGGGTCGCGGCTGGCGCTGAGCGCGGCGGGCGGCACGGCCCGCGTCGCCGTGGCCGGCGCGCTGGTCCACCGGGGCGGGGACCCGAACGCCGCCGCGCCGGACCTCGACGGCCGTGCGCACCAGGGGAGTCCGGGTCCGGCCGCGCCCCCGCGGGCCTTCCGCCACGTGGCCGCGGCCGACGTGCCGGTGGAGCGGCGCGGCGCCGGCGCAGCCTCGCGCGAGGTGCGCAACTTCGCCACCCCCGCCGTGCTCGACGCGGACGCGCTGATCGCCTGCGAGGTGATCACCCCCGCCGGCAACTGGAGTTCCTGGCCGCCGCACAAGCACGACGTCGAACGCCCCGGCTCCGAGAGCGAGTTGGAGGAGATCTACTACTTCGAGACCGCGCCCGCGGTGGCCGGCGCGGCCGATCCGGCCGGCTACCACCGGGTGTACGCGTCCAGCCCCGACCGGCCGATCGACGTGCTGGCCGAAGTGCGCACCGGCGACGTCGTCCTGGTCCCGTACGGCTGGCACGGGCCGTCGGCCGCGCCGCCCGACGCGCACCTGTACTACCTGAACGTGATGGCCGGTCCCGGTCCCGAACGGGCCTGGCTGATCTGCGACGACCCGGCGCACGCGGCGGTCCGCGCCACCTGGCCCGGCCTGCCCTTCGATCCCCGGCTGCCGCTGCACGGCGGCGCCGGCCGGCCCGACACGCCCCCTGGAGGCACTGCATGA